A single genomic interval of Xiphophorus couchianus chromosome 2, X_couchianus-1.0, whole genome shotgun sequence harbors:
- the ascl1b gene encoding achaete-scute homolog 1b, which translates to METATITTTQTAFTFGRATISLHAPAQDAAGPAEHPNASATVAFQSKTKVLKRQRSSSPELLRCKRRLSFNGLGYSIPQQQPVAVARRNERERNRVKQVNMGFQTLRQHVPNGAANKKMSKVETLRSAVEYIRALQQLLDEHDAVSAAFQCGLPSPTLSNSYSADPESPHSTYSSDEGGYEPLSSEEQELLDFTTWFDRY; encoded by the coding sequence ATGGAAACTGCGACCATCACCACTACGCAGACAGCATTCACCTTCGGACGCGCCACCATCAGTCTGCACGCACCGGCCCAGGACGCAGCGGGACCCGCAGAGCACCCGAACGCCAGCGCGACAGTCGCCTTCCAGAGCAAAACCAAGGTGCTGAAGAGACAGCGCTCCAGCTCCCCGGAGCTTCTGCGCTGCAAGCGGCGCCTGAGCTTCAACGGCCTCGGCTACTCCATTCCACAACAGCAACCCGTGGCCGTGGCCCGGCGGAACGAGAGGGAGCGGAACCGGGTCAAGCAGGTCAACATGGGCTTCCAGACGCTGCGTCAGCACGTGCCGAACGGCGCCGCTAACAAGAAGATGAGCAAAGTAGAGACGCTCAGGTCCGCGGTGGAGTACATCAGggctctgcagcagctcctcgACGAGCACGACGCAGTCTCAGCCGCGTTCCAGTGCGGGCTGCCGTCCCCGACGCTCTCCAACAGCTACTCCGCCGACCCGGAGTCGCCTCACTCCACCTACTCGTCAGACGAAGGCGGCTACGAGCCTCTGAGCTCAGAGGAGCAGGAACTGTTGGACTTTACAACCTGGTTTGACAGATACTGA